A window from Mangifera indica cultivar Alphonso chromosome 2, CATAS_Mindica_2.1, whole genome shotgun sequence encodes these proteins:
- the LOC123199410 gene encoding lysine-specific demethylase JMJ30-like isoform X1 — METFFSTPILDEESPGLLKTISEHGGYAYVRMVAQAVLGDTRAAEAALEMAWEQLHSGPWHSVLPVWRDAYSMACLHVAKHHCGNGEFKEALRVLDMGVIMGGPLLRKDLDSAIETVSFSARGEGENGERSEASSENGRRLVSEVEFDKAELLQILPNRSLSCKDVAKSSALSLEGFLCEYFLSGFPVIITDCMAHWPARAKWNDIDYLKRVAGDSTVPVEVGKNYLCPEWKQELIPFSQFLEGIQSTGNSSNVPTYLAQHPLFDQITELRKDIYVPDYCFAGRGELRSVNAWFGPVGTVTPLHHDPHHNILAQVVGKKYVRLYPASLSEELYPYTETMLCNSSQVDLDHIDDTKFPKVHELEFFDCILNEGEMIYIPPKWWHYVRSLSTSLSVSFWWDTDTGSSTSS, encoded by the exons ATGGAGACTTTCTTTTCCACGCCGATTCTCGACGAGGAGTCGCCCGGTCTCTTGAAGACGATTTCGGAGCACGGCGGCTACGCCTACGTCCGCATGGTTGCGCAGGCCGTGCTTGGAGACACACGAGCGGCGGAGGCTGCGCTTGAGATGGCGTGGGAGCAGCTGCACTCCGGCCCATGGCACTCCGTACTGCCGGTGTGGCGGGATGCCTACTCGATGGCGTGCCTGCACGTAGCGAAACATCATTGCGGCAATGGGGAGTTCAAGGAGGCTCTCAGAGTTTTGGATATGGGAGTGATCATGGGAGGGCCGCTATTGAGGAAGGATTTGGACTCAGCTATTGAAACGGTGTCGTTTTCGGCTAGAGGAGAAGGTGAAAATGGTGAGCGCTCGGAAGCGTCGTCGGAGAATGGACGGAGATTAGTCTCCGAGGTGGAGTTTGATAAAGCTGAG CTGCTTCAAATTTTGCCGAATAGGTCCTTATCTTGTAAGGATGTAGCGAAGAGTTCAGCTTTATCTCTGGAGGGATTTCTGTGTGAGTACTTCCTCTCAGGTTTTCCAGTTATAATTACTGATTGTATGGCGCACTGGCCAGCCAGGGCGAAGTGGAATGATATTGATTACTTGAAAAGAGTTGCTGGTGACAGTACAGTCCCAGTTGAG GTGGGAAAAAACTATTTATGCCCAGAGTGGAAGCAAGAGCTTATCCCATTTTCGCAATTTCTTGAGGGGATTCAATCAACTGGCAATTCTTCCAATGTGCCTACATATCTTGCTCAGCATCCGTTATTTGATCAG ATTACTGAACTACGCAAAGACATTTATGTTCCTGATTACTGTTTTGCTGGGAGAGGGGAGCTGAGGTCTGTAAATGCTTGGTTCGGTCCAGTGGGGACAGTAACACCTCTGCATCATGATCCACACCATAATATACTTGCTCAG GTTGttggtaaaaaatatgtaagGCTTTACCCTGCTTCATTGTCAGAGGAACTTTACCCGTACACGGAAACCATGCTTTGCAATTCCAGCCAG GTTGATCTAGACCACATAGATGACACAAAATTTCCGAAGGTGCATGAGCTAGAATTTTTTGACTGCATTCTAAATGAAGGTGAAATGATATACATCCCGCCAAAATGGTGGCACTATGTGCGCTCTCTTTCCACAAGTTTGTCTGTCAGCTTTTGGTGGGACACTGACACCGGAAGTTCAACCTCCTCCTGA
- the LOC123199410 gene encoding lysine-specific demethylase JMJ30-like isoform X2, with translation METFFSTPILDEESPGLLKTISEHGGYAYVRMVAQAVLGDTRAAEAALEMAWEQLHSGPWHSVLPVWRDAYSMACLHVAKHHCGNGEFKEALRVLDMGVIMGGPLLRKDLDSAIETVSFSARGEGENGERSEASSENGRRLVSEVEFDKAELLQILPNRSLSCKDVAKSSALSLEGFLCEYFLSGFPVIITDCMAHWPARAKWNDIDYLKRVAGDSTVPVEVGKNYLCPEWKQELIPFSQFLEGIQSTGNSSNVPTYLAQHPLFDQITELRKDIYVPDYCFAGRGELRSVNAWFGPVGTVTPLHHDPHHNILAQVVGKKYVRLYPASLSEELYPYTETMLCNSSQLKI, from the exons ATGGAGACTTTCTTTTCCACGCCGATTCTCGACGAGGAGTCGCCCGGTCTCTTGAAGACGATTTCGGAGCACGGCGGCTACGCCTACGTCCGCATGGTTGCGCAGGCCGTGCTTGGAGACACACGAGCGGCGGAGGCTGCGCTTGAGATGGCGTGGGAGCAGCTGCACTCCGGCCCATGGCACTCCGTACTGCCGGTGTGGCGGGATGCCTACTCGATGGCGTGCCTGCACGTAGCGAAACATCATTGCGGCAATGGGGAGTTCAAGGAGGCTCTCAGAGTTTTGGATATGGGAGTGATCATGGGAGGGCCGCTATTGAGGAAGGATTTGGACTCAGCTATTGAAACGGTGTCGTTTTCGGCTAGAGGAGAAGGTGAAAATGGTGAGCGCTCGGAAGCGTCGTCGGAGAATGGACGGAGATTAGTCTCCGAGGTGGAGTTTGATAAAGCTGAG CTGCTTCAAATTTTGCCGAATAGGTCCTTATCTTGTAAGGATGTAGCGAAGAGTTCAGCTTTATCTCTGGAGGGATTTCTGTGTGAGTACTTCCTCTCAGGTTTTCCAGTTATAATTACTGATTGTATGGCGCACTGGCCAGCCAGGGCGAAGTGGAATGATATTGATTACTTGAAAAGAGTTGCTGGTGACAGTACAGTCCCAGTTGAG GTGGGAAAAAACTATTTATGCCCAGAGTGGAAGCAAGAGCTTATCCCATTTTCGCAATTTCTTGAGGGGATTCAATCAACTGGCAATTCTTCCAATGTGCCTACATATCTTGCTCAGCATCCGTTATTTGATCAG ATTACTGAACTACGCAAAGACATTTATGTTCCTGATTACTGTTTTGCTGGGAGAGGGGAGCTGAGGTCTGTAAATGCTTGGTTCGGTCCAGTGGGGACAGTAACACCTCTGCATCATGATCCACACCATAATATACTTGCTCAG GTTGttggtaaaaaatatgtaagGCTTTACCCTGCTTCATTGTCAGAGGAACTTTACCCGTACACGGAAACCATGCTTTGCAATTCCAGCCAG TTGAAAATCTAA